One segment of Oreochromis niloticus isolate F11D_XX linkage group LG8, O_niloticus_UMD_NMBU, whole genome shotgun sequence DNA contains the following:
- the pstk gene encoding L-seryl-tRNA(Sec) kinase isoform X2 — MATEEAVSVSRASACLCVLCGLPAAGKSTLARRIVSTAAQHGWRATVVPYDDLIPEQAFRTKVVEDGVNLQEMHTEWKSHRQAVLYCIEQFLQKSEILPEAPSSSGISIATWEQCTQALMGPKGLKPPLVFLLDDNFYYPNSLGFCQVYLQCDLESCISRNQSRSQPVPTEVILEMVKRLESPNPQKNSWEINSITLNSTGTVSKSDIQRVMELISSALSNPLSMGEDNKEQKEADRLKCANSVVHQADQACRRLISEAMKTARENQVPPERMRSLAAQLSESKATFLHNLRKHFLNDVSFIQEEEINVEHAVKRAAEIFNDDLKEILSRIINDK, encoded by the exons ATGGCAACAGAGGAGGCCGTGAGTGTCAGCAGGGCTTCGGCCTGTCTGTGTGTCCTCTGCGGGCTACCCGCTGCTGGGAAGTCCACCCTGGCCCGCCGGATTGTCAGTACCGCCGCACAGCACGGATGGAGAGCCACTGTGGTGCCATACGATGACCTGATCCCAGAGCAAGCTTTTCGGACCAAAGTGGTCGAGGATGGTGTTAACCTACAAGAAATG CACACTGAATGGAAGTCACACAGACAAGCAGTGTTGTACTGTATTGAGCAGTTCTTGCAGAAGTCAGAAATACTGCCAGAGGCACCGAGCAGCTCTGGGATCAGCATTGCTACCTGGGAGCAGTGCACTCAAGCTCTGATGGGGCCTAAAGGTCTGAAGCCACCTCTCGTCTTTCTACTGGATGACAACTTCTACTATCCAA ATTCGCTGGGTTTCTGCCAGGTCTACCTACAGTGTGATTTAGAATCATGCATCAGCAGAAACCAGAGCAGGTCTCAGCCAGTTCCCACTGAGGTGATACTGGAGATGGTGAAGAGGTTGGAGTCTCCGAATCCTCAGAAGAACTCATGGGAGATTAACAGCATTACTCTTAACAGCACAGGAACTGTGTCCAAATCTGACAT CCAGAGGGTGATGGAATTGATCTCCTCTGCACTAAGTAACCCACTAAGCATGGGGGAAGATAACAAAGAACAAAAG GAAGCTGATCGTCTGAAATGTGCCAATAGTGTTGTCCACCAGGCTGACCAGGCCTGTCGACGCCTCATCTCCGAAGCCATGAAAACTGCCAGAG AGAACCAAGTACCTCCTGAACGCATGAGGTCTTTGGCTGCTCAGCTGAGTGAATCCAAAGCAACGTTTCTTCATAACCTGCGGAAACATTTTCTGAATGACGTGTCATTTATCCAAGAAGAGGAAATCAACGTAGAGCACGCAGTGAAGAGAGCAGCTGAAATTTTTAATGATGACTTGAAAGAAATCTTGTCTAGAATCATAAATGACAAATAA
- the pstk gene encoding L-seryl-tRNA(Sec) kinase isoform X1 — MATEEAVSVSRASACLCVLCGLPAAGKSTLARRIVSTAAQHGWRATVVPYDDLIPEQAFRTKVVEDGVNLQEMHTEWKSHRQAVLYCIEQFLQKSEILPEAPSSSGISIATWEQCTQALMGPKGLKPPLVFLLDDNFYYPSMRYEVCQLARKYSLGFCQVYLQCDLESCISRNQSRSQPVPTEVILEMVKRLESPNPQKNSWEINSITLNSTGTVSKSDIQRVMELISSALSNPLSMGEDNKEQKEADRLKCANSVVHQADQACRRLISEAMKTARENQVPPERMRSLAAQLSESKATFLHNLRKHFLNDVSFIQEEEINVEHAVKRAAEIFNDDLKEILSRIINDK; from the exons ATGGCAACAGAGGAGGCCGTGAGTGTCAGCAGGGCTTCGGCCTGTCTGTGTGTCCTCTGCGGGCTACCCGCTGCTGGGAAGTCCACCCTGGCCCGCCGGATTGTCAGTACCGCCGCACAGCACGGATGGAGAGCCACTGTGGTGCCATACGATGACCTGATCCCAGAGCAAGCTTTTCGGACCAAAGTGGTCGAGGATGGTGTTAACCTACAAGAAATG CACACTGAATGGAAGTCACACAGACAAGCAGTGTTGTACTGTATTGAGCAGTTCTTGCAGAAGTCAGAAATACTGCCAGAGGCACCGAGCAGCTCTGGGATCAGCATTGCTACCTGGGAGCAGTGCACTCAAGCTCTGATGGGGCCTAAAGGTCTGAAGCCACCTCTCGTCTTTCTACTGGATGACAACTTCTACTATCCAAGTATGAGATATGAAGTTTGTCAGCTTGCAAGGAAGT ATTCGCTGGGTTTCTGCCAGGTCTACCTACAGTGTGATTTAGAATCATGCATCAGCAGAAACCAGAGCAGGTCTCAGCCAGTTCCCACTGAGGTGATACTGGAGATGGTGAAGAGGTTGGAGTCTCCGAATCCTCAGAAGAACTCATGGGAGATTAACAGCATTACTCTTAACAGCACAGGAACTGTGTCCAAATCTGACAT CCAGAGGGTGATGGAATTGATCTCCTCTGCACTAAGTAACCCACTAAGCATGGGGGAAGATAACAAAGAACAAAAG GAAGCTGATCGTCTGAAATGTGCCAATAGTGTTGTCCACCAGGCTGACCAGGCCTGTCGACGCCTCATCTCCGAAGCCATGAAAACTGCCAGAG AGAACCAAGTACCTCCTGAACGCATGAGGTCTTTGGCTGCTCAGCTGAGTGAATCCAAAGCAACGTTTCTTCATAACCTGCGGAAACATTTTCTGAATGACGTGTCATTTATCCAAGAAGAGGAAATCAACGTAGAGCACGCAGTGAAGAGAGCAGCTGAAATTTTTAATGATGACTTGAAAGAAATCTTGTCTAGAATCATAAATGACAAATAA